The following coding sequences lie in one Oryza brachyantha chromosome 10, ObraRS2, whole genome shotgun sequence genomic window:
- the LOC102705012 gene encoding cystathionine gamma-synthase 1, chloroplastic-like, whose product MARPSSLSLVMKDSVQRRRRVHRPRRSPTKPECPAAAVVLSHEEVLAGVDGGAADGMSIFAAAGYPPRSPEYPVVPNMDDFVVVDGVDGGLVVAVAAGRRASDETLAVHAGEKLGSGGEARTDSIATPIVSGTTHWFRDLVDLVAFREGRRQSFEYGRYGNPTVKVLEEKISALERAEATLVTSSGMNAIVATLLALVPSGGHVVATTDCYSEARVFIRDRLSKMGITSTFVDLDDMEARGTTTSAAPSVRGQSEEEKAKNGIKDNFVRFSFGIEKFEDLREDILQALEKI is encoded by the exons ATGGCGCGACCGTCGTCGTTGTCTCTTGTGATGAAGGATTCCgtgcagcggcgacggcgcgtgcaCCGCCCTCGGCGGTCACCCACCAAGCCGGAGTGCCCTGCGGCGGCCGTGGTGCTGAGCCACGAGGAGGTTCTTGCCGGCGTTGATGGAGGAGCCGCCGACGGCATGAGCATCTTCGCTGCAGCGGGCTATCCCCCTCGGTCGCCGGAGTATCCGGTGGTGCCGAACATGGACGACTTCGTCGTCGTAGATGGCGTGGATGGCGGTCtggtggtggcagtggcgGCGGGCAGACGCGCCTCGGACGAGACGCTCGCGGTCCACGCCGGGGAGAAGctcgggagcggcggcgaggcgaggacgGACTCGATCGCGACGCCGATCGTGAGCGGCACGACGCACTGGTTCAGGGACTTGGTCGATCTCGTCGCGTTCCGGgaagggcggcggcagagCTTCGAGTACGGCCGGTACGGCAACCCCACCGTGAAGGTTCTGGAGGAAAAGATCAGCGCTCTCGAGAGGGCGGAGGCGACGCTCGTCACCTCCTCCGGCATGAACGCCATCGTCGCCACGCTGCTCGCCCTCGTCCCTTCCGGCGGCCATGTCGTCGCCACCACCGACTGCTACAGCGAGGCGCGCGTCTTCATCCGGGACAGGCTCTCCAAGATGGGCATCACG TCGACGTTCGTCGATCTGGACGACATGGAGGCGCGTGGCACCACGACCTCGGCGGCGCCATCAGTCCG GGGGCAGAGTGAGGAGGAGAAGGCCAAGAATGGGATTAAGGACAACTTTGTGAGGTTCAGTTTTGGGATTGAGAAGTTTGAGGATCTTAGGGAGGATATACTCCAGGCCCTAGAGAAGATTTAG